In bacterium, a single window of DNA contains:
- the galE1 gene encoding UDP-glucose 4-epimerase, producing MLITGGAGFIGSHLADALLAAGHTVGILDSFRTGRRSYLPDQAALYEVDLTDPASVQGALADFRPQVVSHHAGQINVRSSLESPQEDAAINILGSLILLEAAVHSGVEHLTFSSTGGALYGDDVERPTPESAPTTPLSPYGIAKLTVEEYLRVLGPLHGLPVTVFRYANVYGPRQIVEGEAGVIAIFCERLRDGLTPVIYGDGEQTRDYIHVADIVSANQAAIERRVTGVFNLGTGIATSLIDLARQLEILSGTATSATHGPARPGEIRHSCLDASRARAALSWEPLVPLVAGLAETWRWFQSRAIR from the coding sequence GTGCTCATCACCGGCGGAGCCGGGTTCATCGGTAGTCATCTGGCGGATGCGCTGCTGGCCGCAGGTCACACTGTCGGGATACTGGATAGCTTTCGCACAGGCCGTCGCAGCTATCTGCCGGATCAGGCCGCGCTGTACGAAGTCGATTTGACAGATCCCGCCAGTGTCCAGGGAGCGCTGGCCGACTTTCGTCCGCAGGTAGTGAGTCACCACGCCGGACAGATCAATGTCCGTTCCAGCCTCGAATCGCCGCAGGAAGATGCCGCGATCAACATTCTGGGCAGTCTCATCCTGTTGGAGGCGGCAGTCCACTCCGGAGTGGAGCATCTGACCTTTTCCTCCACGGGCGGTGCGCTCTATGGCGATGATGTCGAACGCCCCACTCCCGAGTCCGCGCCAACCACGCCGCTGTCACCGTATGGCATCGCGAAGCTCACGGTGGAGGAGTACCTCCGGGTGCTGGGGCCGCTCCACGGACTCCCGGTGACAGTGTTCCGCTATGCCAATGTCTACGGACCGCGACAGATCGTGGAAGGGGAAGCGGGGGTCATCGCGATTTTCTGTGAACGTCTGCGCGATGGCCTGACGCCGGTCATCTACGGCGATGGCGAACAGACCCGGGACTACATCCATGTGGCGGACATCGTGAGCGCCAATCAGGCAGCCATCGAACGACGTGTCACAGGAGTCTTCAACCTCGGGACAGGCATCGCGACTTCCCTCATCGACCTCGCGCGTCAGCTGGAAATCCTGTCAGGTACCGCCACGTCCGCGACTCATGGACCGGCGCGTCCGGGGGAAATCCGCCACAGTTGTCTGGATGCCAGTCGCGCCCGCGCCGCCCTGAGCTGGGAGCCGTTGGTGCCCCTCGTTGCGGGCCTCGCCGAGACCTGGCGCTGGTTCCAGAGCCGGGCCATCCGATGA
- the btuB gene encoding Vitamin B12 transporter BtuB, producing MLIARFTTSRLLAAWFLVLFQWATATGPARAQEGGTGDADPEAAEETIEAGEIEIVGSQPSPSLLFEDPSAQVERIEVAPLRERYADLSGLLSDLAGVRVLSFGGVGRSASVSLRGSSGKQVLVLLDGVPLNASGEAFDFSTLPLDQLALIEVTRGNASAVYGAGAVGGVINLIPRHAGASTGGSYRLETGPSQTLGAALTGWGQREGRSWLAQGATLHTRGDFRFTNDNGTSFNAADDFPDRRANNESHQASFLWRRDWKAEREGSRLTTTLSGFSRLRGEPGILTFPSPETNQKEQRLVGDVTWRRQDWLWAESETEVRFFGRWSTNLFQDPLGEQTGTPISSQQQNTLLGLRAGSVWSPDPRWLWTGLVEATHEVLQDRSATLPEGGGDHERTSLGLALRTEWLTRDQLTLVGAVRADLLSDQSDRISPRLGLVWTPDPAWKISASAGNGYRPPSFAELADSRGFVVGNPDLKPEVSRAFDLGCTWADPDGTTVSASLFRTETRDLIEYVQLGGFRFKPLNFGAALSAGAEVTATCPLDDAWTLSGAWTWQDVTDATQGANRAGAPIPGRPGSFGQCSLEWRPGEWETTLTWHFVGENSVTLANTKQLPARETLDLSTVWRDRQDTVSLQISNLLDAAGADLRGFPLPGRTWRLAYTRSW from the coding sequence ATGCTCATCGCCCGCTTCACCACCTCCCGTCTCCTGGCCGCCTGGTTTCTGGTGCTGTTCCAGTGGGCGACCGCGACCGGTCCGGCCAGGGCGCAAGAGGGAGGGACTGGCGATGCGGACCCCGAAGCAGCAGAAGAAACTATCGAGGCGGGAGAGATTGAGATTGTTGGAAGCCAGCCTTCTCCGTCGTTGCTTTTTGAGGACCCCTCAGCACAAGTCGAACGGATCGAGGTCGCCCCGCTCCGGGAGCGCTATGCGGACTTAAGCGGATTGCTGAGCGACCTGGCGGGAGTGAGAGTCCTCTCGTTTGGTGGTGTCGGACGAAGTGCGTCGGTCAGCCTCCGGGGTTCGAGTGGCAAGCAGGTACTGGTCCTGTTGGATGGGGTGCCACTGAATGCATCTGGGGAGGCCTTCGATTTCAGCACCCTGCCACTTGACCAGCTGGCGCTGATTGAAGTGACCCGGGGAAACGCCAGTGCGGTCTATGGTGCCGGAGCCGTAGGAGGCGTCATCAATCTGATTCCGCGCCACGCTGGCGCATCGACAGGTGGCAGCTATCGCCTGGAGACTGGCCCATCACAGACCCTCGGTGCGGCTCTCACTGGCTGGGGGCAGCGCGAAGGCCGGTCCTGGTTGGCGCAAGGGGCGACGCTGCATACCCGGGGGGATTTTCGCTTCACCAATGACAACGGCACGAGCTTCAATGCCGCCGATGACTTCCCGGATCGACGAGCAAACAACGAAAGCCATCAGGCCTCGTTTCTCTGGCGCAGAGACTGGAAAGCCGAGCGGGAAGGGTCCCGGCTGACCACCACCCTCAGCGGGTTTAGTCGGTTACGCGGCGAGCCGGGGATTCTGACCTTTCCCTCCCCAGAGACAAACCAAAAGGAACAACGCCTGGTGGGGGATGTCACCTGGCGGCGACAGGACTGGCTTTGGGCCGAGAGCGAGACGGAAGTCCGGTTCTTTGGTCGCTGGAGCACTAATCTTTTTCAGGACCCCCTGGGCGAACAGACCGGGACTCCCATTAGCAGTCAGCAGCAGAACACGCTGCTTGGTCTGCGGGCGGGGAGTGTCTGGAGCCCCGATCCCCGGTGGCTCTGGACCGGACTGGTGGAAGCCACGCACGAAGTCCTGCAGGATCGCTCGGCGACCCTTCCTGAAGGGGGCGGGGACCATGAACGAACCAGCCTTGGCCTCGCACTCCGGACCGAATGGTTAACCAGAGACCAACTAACGCTGGTGGGAGCGGTTCGGGCCGATCTCCTTTCGGATCAGTCGGATCGGATATCCCCTCGTCTGGGGCTGGTCTGGACACCAGACCCCGCCTGGAAGATCAGCGCCTCGGCTGGAAACGGCTATCGTCCTCCCAGCTTCGCGGAGCTCGCGGACAGTCGGGGCTTCGTCGTGGGGAATCCGGACCTGAAGCCGGAGGTCTCCCGGGCGTTCGACCTGGGCTGCACCTGGGCTGATCCCGATGGCACCACTGTGAGCGCATCGCTCTTCCGAACCGAAACCCGGGATCTGATTGAGTATGTCCAGTTGGGTGGATTTCGCTTCAAGCCCCTGAACTTCGGAGCCGCCTTGTCGGCAGGGGCGGAGGTCACGGCGACCTGTCCACTTGATGACGCCTGGACCCTTAGTGGGGCCTGGACCTGGCAGGATGTGACTGATGCCACTCAAGGGGCCAATCGCGCTGGGGCTCCGATTCCCGGACGTCCCGGCTCCTTCGGACAATGCAGTCTGGAGTGGCGACCGGGGGAGTGGGAGACCACGCTGACCTGGCACTTTGTCGGAGAAAACAGTGTGACCCTCGCCAACACCAAGCAGCTCCCCGCCCGGGAGACGCTCGATTTGAGTACGGTCTGGCGCGATCGACAGGACACGGTGTCGCTGCAGATCAGCAATCTGCTGGATGCCGCCGGGGCTGATCTGAGGGGCTTCCCCTTGCCCGGACGGACCTGGCGACTCGCCTATACTCGTTCCTGGTGA